The Microbacterium sp. KUDC0406 genome includes a window with the following:
- a CDS encoding DUF885 domain-containing protein: MTDSRTPSAIDQVAEEWVDELVDLSPVLATYIGRNEANGKLDDLSPEGHERGIEATRRTLAALQKLDPVDHIDEVTKADLSSQLELDIELHDAQWQLRDVNVIASAAQDFRQAFDLMPTATTDDWSVIADRLAAVPQALRGYTATLREGISRGVVPARRQVAEVATQITRYTADDGFFASFVAGAAPDDGQLPASLARTLSDNAGAARVAYDQLRDFLATELAPAAGDDDAVGRELYALNSRRFLGATIDLDETYEWGREELRRMIAEQESIANEILPGATVEQAVAHLEADASRKLVGTEALQQWMQQTSDRAIAELGATHFDIPEQIRELECMIAPTQEGGIYYTGPTDDFSRPGRMWWSVPEGVTEFDTWRELTTVYHEGVPGHHLQIAQATYNRAELNSWRRLLAGTSGHAEGWALYAERLMEQLGYLDDPADRLGMLDGQRMRAVRVVLDIGVHLRKPRLDGEGVWDHDYALEMMRRNVNMSDEFRQFEVNRYLGWPGQAPSYKVGQRIWEQVRDAYRAERGEDFSMKEFHKRALDMGGVGLDTLRTALLG; this comes from the coding sequence ATGACTGATTCACGCACGCCCTCTGCGATCGACCAGGTCGCCGAGGAATGGGTCGACGAACTCGTCGATCTGTCGCCGGTGCTGGCGACCTACATCGGCCGCAACGAGGCGAACGGCAAGCTCGACGACCTCAGCCCCGAGGGGCACGAGCGGGGGATCGAGGCGACACGCCGCACGCTCGCGGCACTGCAGAAGCTCGACCCCGTCGACCACATCGACGAGGTCACCAAGGCCGATCTCTCCTCGCAGCTGGAGCTCGACATCGAGCTGCACGACGCGCAGTGGCAGCTGCGCGACGTCAATGTGATCGCCTCCGCCGCGCAGGATTTCCGGCAGGCGTTCGATCTGATGCCCACGGCGACCACCGACGACTGGTCGGTCATCGCCGACCGCCTCGCCGCCGTTCCTCAGGCGCTGCGCGGCTACACGGCCACGCTGCGCGAGGGCATCTCCCGTGGCGTCGTGCCCGCACGACGCCAGGTGGCCGAGGTGGCGACTCAGATCACGCGCTACACGGCCGACGACGGCTTCTTCGCCTCGTTCGTGGCCGGAGCAGCACCCGACGACGGCCAGCTGCCCGCCTCTCTGGCCCGCACGCTGTCCGACAACGCCGGCGCCGCACGGGTGGCCTACGACCAGCTGCGCGACTTCCTCGCCACTGAGCTGGCCCCGGCGGCCGGTGATGACGACGCGGTCGGGCGGGAGCTGTACGCGCTGAACTCGCGCCGTTTCCTCGGTGCCACGATCGACCTCGACGAGACGTACGAGTGGGGGCGTGAAGAGCTCCGGCGCATGATCGCCGAGCAGGAGTCGATCGCGAACGAGATCCTGCCCGGAGCGACGGTCGAGCAGGCCGTCGCGCACCTCGAGGCCGACGCGTCGCGCAAGCTCGTCGGCACGGAGGCGCTGCAGCAGTGGATGCAGCAGACCAGCGACCGCGCGATCGCCGAGCTGGGCGCCACGCACTTCGACATCCCGGAGCAGATCCGTGAGCTGGAGTGCATGATCGCCCCCACACAGGAGGGCGGGATCTACTACACCGGGCCGACCGACGACTTCTCGCGTCCCGGCCGCATGTGGTGGTCCGTGCCCGAGGGCGTGACCGAGTTCGACACCTGGCGAGAGCTCACCACCGTGTACCACGAGGGCGTTCCCGGCCACCACCTGCAGATCGCTCAGGCCACGTACAACCGCGCCGAGCTGAACAGCTGGCGCCGCCTCCTGGCGGGCACCTCCGGCCATGCCGAGGGCTGGGCGCTGTACGCCGAGCGGCTGATGGAGCAGCTCGGCTACCTCGACGATCCGGCCGACCGTCTGGGCATGCTCGACGGACAGCGCATGCGCGCGGTCCGCGTCGTGCTGGACATCGGCGTGCATCTGCGCAAGCCGCGCCTGGACGGCGAAGGCGTGTGGGATCACGACTACGCGCTCGAGATGATGCGCCGCAACGTGAACATGTCCGACGAGTTCCGTCAGTTCGAGGTGAACCGCTACCTCGGCTGGCCGGGTCAGGCACCGTCGTACAAGGTGGGTCAGCGCATCTGGGAGCAGGTTCGTGACGCGTATCGCGCGGAGCGCGGCGAGGACTTCTCGATGAAGGAGTTCCACAAGCGGGCGCTCGACAT